The following are from one region of the Falco biarmicus isolate bFalBia1 chromosome 1, bFalBia1.pri, whole genome shotgun sequence genome:
- the CANT1 gene encoding soluble calcium-activated nucleotidase 1 yields MPIPPCHESMSPLRISVGGLPVLASMTKGADPRFRLRWKAIVLSSACVGIVLLLFCLHRSSPARHGPPNPHNWQLSLHTGDRYNDTYPLSPPQRNSEGVRYRIGVIADLDMQSRGSEEHTWFSYLKKGYLVLSDSGDSVTVEWDKDESVLQSHLAEKGRGMELSELVVFNGKLYAVDDRTGVVYQIEGNKVVPWVILPDGDGTVGKGFKAEWLAVKDEHLYVGGLGKEWTTTTGEVVNENPEWVKVIGYKGDVGHENWVVNYNALRAAAGIRPPGYLIHESVSWSDTLQRWFFLPRRASHERYNEKADERRGTNLLLSSTQDFGDVTVGRVGEVVPTHGFSSFKFIPDTDDQIIVALKSEEDNGKIASYIMAFTLDGRFLLPETRIGSVKYEGIEFI; encoded by the exons ATGCCCATCCCGCCCTGCCATGAGTCTATGAGCCCCCTCCGGATCAGCGTGGGTGGTCTACCTGTCCTCGCGTCCATGACCAAGGGTGCTGATCCCCGCTTTCGACTGCGCTGGAAGGCCATCGTGCTGTCATCAGCTTGTGTGGGGattgtgctgctgctcttctgcctgcacCGGTCCTCACCAGCGCGGCATGGTCCACCCAATCCTCACAActggcagctcagcctgcaCACAGGGGACCGCTACAATGACACCTACCCGCTGTCCCCACCCCAGAGAAACTCCGAGGGTGTGCGCTACCGCATCGGAGTCATTGCGGACCTGGACATGCAGTCCCGGGGCTCTGAGGAGCACACCTGGTTCAGTTACCTGAAGAAGGGCTACCTGGTGCTGTCAGACAGCGGGGACAGCGTGACAGTGGAGTGGGACAAAGACGAGAGCGTGCTGCAGTCCCACCTGGCTGAGAAGGGCAGGGGCATGGAGCTCTCAGAGCTGGTCGTCTTCAATGGGAAGCTGTACGCTGTGGATGACCGGACAGGAGTGGTCTACCAGATTGAAGGCAACAAGGTGGTGCCCTGGGTGATCCTCCCAGATGGGGATGGCACAGTAGGGAAAG GCTTCAAGGCAGAGTGGCTGGCAGTGAAGGATGAGCACCTCTACGTGGGGGGACTGGGCAAGGAATGGACCACAACAACGGGGGAGGTGGTGAACGAGAACCCCGAGTGGGTGAAGGTCATCGGCTACAAGGGCGACGTGGGCCATGAGAACTGGGTGGTGAACTACAACGCACTGAGGGCTGCGGCAGGGATCCGACCCCCAG GTTACCTGATCCACGAGTCGGTCTCCTGGAGTGACACCCTGCAGCGCTGGTTCTTCCTGCCGCGCCGTGCCAGCCATGAGCGATACAATGAGAAGGCAGATGAGCGGCGAGGCACCAACCTGCTGCTGAGCTCTACTCAGGACTTTGGGGATGTGACAGTGGGACGTGTGGGTGAGGTAGTCCCTACCCACGGCTTCTCTTCCTTCAAGTTCATCCCGGACACAGACGACCAGATCATTGTGGCGCTGAAATCGGAAGAGGACAACGGCAAGATTGCTAGCTACATCATGGCCTTCACACTGGACGGGCGCTTCCTTCTGCCTGAGACCAGGATTGGCAGTGTGAAATACGAGGGCATTGAGTTTATTTAA